From the Entomomonas sp. E2T0 genome, one window contains:
- a CDS encoding amidohydrolase family protein, producing MQQLEVTKGWLPFYNKPSKPHFKLPEGAVDAHCHVFGPHDKFPYAPERKYTPCDAPKEALFALRDHLGFSRNVIVQATCHGTDNRALVDALEASNDLARGIASIKLDITDEELLKLHQAGVRGVRFNFVKRLVDFLPKEQLEIIAKRIAPLDWHIVVYFEAEDLPDLWDFFTSLPTIVVVDHMGRPDVSKPVDGPEFSLFVKLMRDNPNIWSKVSCPERLSITGPRALSGEQNAYQDVAPFARYLVEQFPNRVLFGTDWPHPNLKDHMPDDGLLVDYIRQIAPTADLQKQLLVDNPMRLYWPEVAG from the coding sequence ATGCAGCAACTAGAAGTTACCAAAGGCTGGTTACCTTTTTATAATAAGCCAAGTAAACCTCATTTTAAGTTACCTGAGGGTGCGGTCGATGCGCATTGCCATGTATTTGGCCCGCATGACAAATTTCCTTATGCACCAGAGCGTAAATACACACCTTGTGATGCCCCCAAAGAAGCATTATTCGCACTACGTGATCACTTAGGTTTTTCACGTAACGTAATCGTACAAGCCACTTGTCATGGTACTGATAATCGAGCATTAGTAGACGCATTAGAAGCGTCAAATGATTTGGCTCGTGGCATAGCCTCTATCAAACTTGATATTACAGATGAAGAACTATTAAAATTACACCAAGCAGGTGTGCGCGGTGTTAGATTTAACTTTGTTAAACGCTTGGTAGATTTTCTACCTAAAGAACAATTAGAAATCATTGCAAAACGCATTGCACCATTAGACTGGCATATTGTGGTTTATTTTGAAGCTGAAGACTTACCTGATTTATGGGATTTCTTTACCTCATTACCTACTATTGTAGTAGTCGACCATATGGGACGTCCTGATGTAAGCAAACCAGTAGACGGTCCTGAGTTTAGCTTGTTCGTTAAATTAATGCGTGATAATCCAAATATTTGGAGCAAAGTTTCCTGCCCAGAGCGTTTGAGTATAACAGGGCCAAGAGCCTTAAGCGGAGAACAAAATGCTTATCAAGATGTAGCTCCCTTTGCTCGTTACTTGGTAGAACAATTCCCTAATAGAGTATTATTCGGTACTGACTGGCCTCACCCTAATCTAAAAGATCATATGCCTGATGATGGTTTATTGGTTGATTATATAAGGCAAATTGCACCAACGGCTGATTTACAAAAACAATTATTAGTTGATAATCCTATGCGCTTATATTGGCCTGAAGTTGCAGGATAA
- a CDS encoding LysR family transcriptional regulator → MKKELPLDLKQLKYFIHVAEFGSFTKAANHLDIAQSMLSRQIRRLEVDLRQNLLVRNGRGVTLTDNGKILLEHAYGIMHQIERTYEELTSGQLTGKVTIGLPPTMAKLLAVPITKQFKQALPKANLIIIEALTSTIEEGILTGKIDIGLLHSSTLAADLEVAPLGDEDLCLIAPLDDNGIKQQIFTLEEVAKLPLILPSHPNSYRSLVETEMAKIGCKPDIVLEMNSVNTILELVYEKMGYAILSARTLELVTYKDALVAYPITSPTLMNKLFIAVSNKRIMTQTQKTMKSIIEQLCQAKY, encoded by the coding sequence ATGAAGAAAGAGTTACCCTTGGACTTAAAACAATTAAAGTATTTTATCCATGTTGCTGAGTTTGGTAGTTTTACTAAAGCGGCTAATCATTTAGATATTGCTCAATCGATGTTAAGTAGGCAGATTAGACGTTTAGAGGTGGATTTAAGGCAAAACTTATTAGTGCGCAATGGGCGAGGTGTGACCTTAACTGATAACGGTAAAATATTATTAGAGCATGCTTATGGCATTATGCATCAAATAGAGCGCACTTATGAAGAGTTAACCAGTGGTCAATTAACAGGGAAGGTTACGATAGGTTTACCACCAACTATGGCTAAGTTATTAGCTGTACCTATTACTAAACAGTTTAAACAAGCACTACCTAAAGCCAATTTGATAATTATTGAGGCATTAACTTCTACGATTGAAGAAGGTATTTTAACGGGAAAGATTGATATCGGATTACTGCATAGTTCGACTCTTGCTGCTGATTTAGAGGTGGCTCCTTTAGGAGATGAGGATTTATGCTTAATCGCTCCGCTTGATGATAACGGTATTAAACAACAAATTTTTACTCTAGAGGAAGTAGCAAAGTTACCGCTAATTTTACCCAGCCATCCCAACTCTTATCGATCTCTTGTTGAAACTGAAATGGCTAAAATCGGTTGTAAACCTGATATTGTGTTGGAAATGAATAGTGTTAATACTATTTTAGAGTTGGTTTACGAGAAAATGGGTTATGCGATATTATCTGCCCGTACTTTGGAATTAGTCACTTATAAAGATGCCTTAGTGGCTTATCCTATTACCTCGCCAACACTGATGAATAAACTATTTATAGCGGTTTCTAATAAAAGGATTATGACTCAAACCCAAAAGACTATGAAGAGTATTATTGAGCAGCTTTGCCAAGCTAAATATTGA
- the ligA gene encoding protocatechuate 4,5-dioxygenase subunit alpha — translation MSLDKPYKNIHGTTIFDADQSRLGYHLNQFCMSLMKAENRLRFKNNERAYLDEWPMTEQQKQAVIARDLNRCLALGGNIYFLAKIGATDGLSFQQMAGSMTGMTEQEYRDMMIAGGRKPVPKHALGE, via the coding sequence ATGAGCCTCGATAAACCTTATAAAAACATTCATGGCACTACTATTTTTGATGCAGACCAATCACGCTTGGGCTACCATCTAAATCAGTTTTGTATGTCTCTAATGAAAGCAGAAAACCGCTTACGCTTTAAAAATAATGAGCGAGCCTATCTAGATGAGTGGCCTATGACTGAACAGCAAAAGCAAGCAGTGATCGCCCGAGACTTAAATCGTTGTTTGGCATTAGGAGGCAATATTTATTTCCTAGCCAAAATAGGAGCTACCGATGGGCTATCGTTTCAACAAATGGCTGGCAGCATGACTGGAATGACCGAACAAGAATACCGCGACATGATGATTGCAGGTGGACGCAAACCTGTGCCAAAACATGCATTAGGAGAATAA
- a CDS encoding 4-oxalomesaconate tautomerase, whose product MEQQIRIPCCLMRGGTSKGPFFNQADLPADIKQRNKVLLAAMGSPDKRQIDGLGGAHPLTSKVGIVAKCEANTQGAELSFLFAQLQPDNSTVNTEPNCGNMLAAVVPYALETGLITAHQGETTVRVLTENTGMLSDITIQTPNGQITYEGSCKIDGVPGTSAPIKISFLDTAGSVCSSLLPTGNYADTFDIPNIGKLEVTCIDNGMPMILIKATDLNCTGQESVTELNENKTLKEQLETLRLKASEKMGLGDVSQKNYPKMCLLSEATQGGAINTRCFIPHVCHDAIGVLAAVTVATACVLPNTVATKIYQPAINQKTHHQLSIEHPSGEFSVELEVAVDSQGNPAVQKAALLRTARLIMQGEICLLASRVQAK is encoded by the coding sequence ATGGAACAACAAATTCGCATACCTTGCTGCTTAATGCGTGGTGGTACTTCTAAAGGCCCATTTTTTAATCAAGCAGATTTGCCAGCTGATATAAAACAACGCAATAAAGTTTTATTAGCCGCTATGGGTTCACCTGATAAACGACAAATTGATGGTTTAGGTGGAGCTCATCCATTAACCAGTAAAGTAGGCATAGTCGCTAAGTGTGAAGCAAATACACAAGGAGCTGAACTTTCTTTTTTATTTGCACAGCTACAGCCTGATAACTCTACCGTTAACACTGAACCTAACTGCGGCAATATGTTGGCAGCAGTTGTGCCTTATGCGCTAGAAACTGGCTTAATCACTGCTCATCAAGGTGAAACGACCGTCCGCGTATTAACTGAAAATACAGGAATGCTCAGCGATATCACCATACAAACACCTAACGGACAGATCACTTATGAAGGTAGCTGTAAAATCGATGGCGTCCCTGGTACTAGCGCACCTATTAAAATTAGTTTTTTAGATACAGCAGGTTCAGTATGTAGCAGCTTATTGCCTACCGGAAACTATGCAGATACTTTTGACATCCCCAATATAGGAAAATTAGAAGTTACCTGTATCGATAACGGCATGCCAATGATTCTAATCAAAGCCACTGATCTTAACTGCACAGGGCAAGAATCAGTGACTGAATTAAATGAAAATAAAACGCTAAAAGAACAATTAGAAACATTACGCTTAAAAGCCTCAGAAAAAATGGGTTTAGGTGATGTTAGCCAAAAAAACTATCCCAAAATGTGCCTACTTTCTGAAGCAACTCAAGGTGGGGCAATTAATACTCGTTGTTTTATCCCACACGTTTGCCATGATGCGATTGGTGTGTTAGCCGCAGTTACTGTAGCCACTGCGTGTGTACTACCAAATACAGTTGCTACAAAAATCTATCAACCAGCCATCAATCAAAAAACACATCATCAGTTATCTATTGAGCACCCTAGCGGTGAATTTAGTGTTGAACTAGAAGTAGCAGTGGATTCGCAAGGTAATCCAGCAGTACAAAAAGCGGCCTTATTAAGGACTGCACGACTAATAATGCAAGGAGAAATTTGCCTGCTTGCTAGTCGCGTTCAAGCAAAATAA
- a CDS encoding amidohydrolase family protein → MSLVIDCHGHYTTAPEALNQWRNQQIASVSSSTEKPNVADLKISDDDIRQTITENQLRLMDDRGSDITIFSPRASFMAHHIGDFQVSSTWAAICNELCYRVSQLFPDRFVPAAMLPQSPGVPIETCIPELEKCVNEYGNVGINLNPDPSGGLWTSPALSDRYWYPLYEKMVEYDIPAMVHVSTCCHDKFHTTGDHYLNADTTAFMQFLKSDLFKDFPTIKFLIPHGGGAVPYHWGRFRGLAQALKQPEIEETLLNNIFFDTCVYHQDGIDLLTKVVPTKNILFASEMIGAVRGIDSRTGHYFDDTKRYIDGANISAEQRHQIFEGNARRVFTRLDKKLRTKGL, encoded by the coding sequence ATGAGTTTAGTTATTGATTGTCATGGTCACTATACTACTGCCCCTGAAGCTTTAAATCAGTGGCGTAATCAGCAAATCGCAAGTGTTTCCTCCTCAACAGAGAAACCTAACGTAGCTGATCTAAAAATCAGTGATGATGATATTCGTCAAACCATTACAGAAAATCAGCTACGATTAATGGATGACAGAGGGTCTGACATAACTATCTTCTCCCCTCGCGCCAGCTTTATGGCGCATCATATTGGTGATTTTCAAGTCTCTTCAACATGGGCAGCTATCTGTAATGAGTTATGTTATCGGGTATCACAACTATTTCCTGATCGCTTTGTGCCTGCTGCTATGCTTCCACAATCTCCAGGTGTACCCATAGAAACCTGTATCCCCGAGCTTGAAAAGTGCGTTAATGAATATGGCAATGTAGGGATTAACTTAAATCCTGATCCATCAGGTGGTTTATGGACCTCCCCTGCCTTATCTGATCGCTATTGGTATCCGCTTTATGAAAAAATGGTGGAGTATGATATTCCTGCCATGGTACATGTCAGCACTTGTTGCCATGATAAGTTTCATACCACTGGCGATCACTATCTAAATGCCGATACCACGGCCTTTATGCAGTTTTTAAAGAGCGATTTATTTAAAGATTTCCCTACCATAAAATTCTTAATACCACATGGCGGTGGCGCTGTACCTTATCACTGGGGACGTTTCCGTGGTTTAGCACAGGCACTAAAACAACCAGAAATTGAAGAAACCTTATTAAATAATATCTTCTTCGATACCTGTGTTTACCATCAAGACGGTATAGATTTACTCACCAAAGTAGTTCCCACTAAAAATATTCTATTTGCCTCCGAAATGATTGGCGCGGTGCGTGGCATAGACTCAAGAACAGGTCATTATTTTGATGACACTAAGCGCTACATTGATGGAGCAAATATCAGTGCTGAACAGCGTCACCAAATATTTGAGGGTAATGCTCGTCGAGTATTCACACGCTTAGATAAAAAATTACGTACTAAGGGGCTATAA
- the ligK gene encoding 4-carboxy-4-hydroxy-2-oxoadipate aldolase/oxaloacetate decarboxylase, with protein MSLELFNQLGVVKRNIQRADPKAVEILSNYSSSTIHEAMGRVGLMKSYMRPIYPQAKVCGTAVTVLLQPGDNWMMHVAAEQIREGDVVVAGCTTDNGDGFFGDLLATSFRAQGAKGLIIDGGVRDIADLTEMQFPVFSKAIYGKGTIKATLGSVNIPIICAGMLVEAGDVVIADIDGVVVVPAAKAMQVAQAAQKRSDNEDDKRSLFANGTLGLDYYNMREPLAQAGLKYID; from the coding sequence ATGTCATTAGAATTATTTAATCAACTCGGTGTAGTAAAACGTAATATCCAACGTGCCGATCCAAAAGCGGTTGAAATATTATCAAACTACAGTAGCTCTACAATTCATGAAGCAATGGGACGAGTGGGCTTAATGAAATCTTACATGCGTCCTATTTATCCACAAGCCAAGGTTTGTGGCACAGCAGTTACCGTATTACTCCAACCCGGTGACAATTGGATGATGCATGTTGCTGCCGAACAAATCCGTGAAGGTGATGTAGTGGTAGCAGGTTGTACCACAGATAATGGTGATGGCTTTTTTGGTGATCTATTAGCCACTTCGTTCCGCGCGCAAGGTGCCAAAGGACTTATTATTGATGGTGGCGTACGTGATATTGCTGACTTAACAGAAATGCAATTCCCCGTATTTAGTAAAGCTATCTATGGCAAGGGCACTATTAAAGCTACCTTAGGTTCAGTAAATATCCCTATCATTTGTGCTGGCATGCTTGTAGAAGCTGGCGATGTAGTGATAGCGGATATTGATGGTGTAGTGGTAGTGCCTGCTGCAAAAGCAATGCAAGTGGCTCAAGCTGCACAAAAAAGATCAGACAATGAAGACGATAAGCGGAGTTTATTCGCCAACGGTACATTAGGTCTCGATTACTACAACATGCGTGAGCCGCTAGCACAAGCCGGCTTAAAATATATCGACTAA